One genomic region from Antedon mediterranea chromosome 3, ecAntMedi1.1, whole genome shotgun sequence encodes:
- the LOC140044831 gene encoding tyramine receptor 1-like, whose protein sequence is MNNYSMLSTNSYDNMTLLSEIIEQTNASVVTSDSTNSVTNNVFLSITPTENVGVPISTVEKVIEVTVLTIICVTALSGNALLWAVILNTRSLRSTTSALLLCLSSADIMVSVINMPFTIYSIINGGWDLGILLCKGLGFTNMLTFVASVMSLAAISVNRYAIIVSPQKYTKMASKRYTGYLILGVWVLSAMLAALPFLGWSTYEFIDNQSFCFCNWTEDQSYAFFMIGVCFGGPCSIMLYCYWNILNEVKRSRRRVCSPLGIIDTDVDRQVSLRRFRRLFSAKRRDSQLSNLSEIRGNSVYSIAGTVPMRKLSEGSDENKTCSKEKINTGNNIIITNCTDSDVDFSVRRKSEPSANKLKVTYDLRETNSDCDPSLLPKRSSSDKGIRTSPWKHRQSSTVSIGMKKSSIRKRREGETKLAVTFLIVVCMFIVCWLPFCITMIWAVLDGARGQGNGPPRILDVATLILGYFNSCCNPIIYGIRNKKFRDAYKSVFQFKKKAFKRELNFKLKNGRNTQIYTHTHTQ, encoded by the exons ATGAATAATTACAGTATGCTATCCACAAACAGTTATGACAATATGACGTTGCTTTCTGAAATAATTGAACAAACAAACGCATCGGTTGTCACATCGGATTCCACAAACAGCGTTACCAATAATGTGTTTCTTTCAATCACTCCGACGGAGAACGTTGGTGTACCCATATCAACTGTAGAAAAAGTTATCGAAGTAAcagtattaacaattatttgcGTTACCGCATTGTCTGGTAACGCGTTGCTCTGGGCAGTCATATTGAACACGCGATCGTTACGCTCGACAACGAGCGCCCTCTTGTTATGTCTTAGTTCAGCAGATATTATGGTTTCTGTTATTAATATGCCTTTCACGATTTACTCAATTATAAATGGCGGCTGGGATCTTGGTATTTTGTTGTGTAAAGGACTAGGTTTTACCAATATGCTGACATTTGTTGCATCTGTGATGTCGTTAGCTGCAATTAGTGTTAATCGTTACGCTATTATCGTCAGTCCACAAAAGTACACAAAAATGGCGAGCAAAAGATATACAGGATATCTTATTTTAG GTGTCTGGGTGCTCTCGGCGATGCTAGCTGCTTTACCCTTTTTAGGTTGGAGTACTTACGAATTCATTGATAACCAATCTTTCTGCTTTTGCAATTGGACAGAAGACCAATCGTATGCATTCTTTATGATTGGTGTGTGTTTCGGAGGACCGTGTTCGATAATGCTATATTGTTACTGGAATATCTTAAATGAAGTCAAACGCAGCAGGCGGCGAGTTTGCTCACCTCTTGGGATAATAGATACCGACGTTGATCGTCAGGTCTCTCTTCGAAGGTTTAGACGATTGTTTAGTGCGAAACGTCGTGATAGCCAACTTTCAAATTTATCTGAAATTAGGGGAAATAGTGTGTATTCTATTGCTGGTACAGTTCCAATGAGAAAACTTTCCGAGGGTAGtgatgaaaataaaacatgctcgaaagaaaaaataaataccggaaacaatattattattacaaattgtaCGGATAGTGACGTTGATTTTTCTGTACGCCGAAAATCAGAACCTTCAGCTAACAAGCTAAAAGTTACATATGATTTACGTGAAACAAATAGTGATTGTGACCCGTCTCTTTTACCAAAGAGAAGTAGTTCCGATAAGGGAATTCGTACGTCGCCGTGGAAACATCGTCAAAGCTCCACCGTTTCTATAGGAATGAAGAAAAGTAGCATACGTAAGCGCAGAGAAGGGGAAACAAAATTAGCTGTTACGTTTTTAATTGTAGTGTGTATGTTTATCGTCTGCTGGCTACCATTTTGTATCACAATGATTTGGGCGGTTCTTGACGGTGCTCGTGGCCAAGGGAATGGCCCTCCAAGAATTCTGGACGTCGCGACGCTTATACTTGGTTATTTTAACAGTTGCTGTAATCCTATCATTTATGGAATTAGAAATAAGAAATTTCGTGATGCGTATAAGTCCGTTTTTCAGTTTAAGAAGAAAGCGtttaaaagagaattgaatttCAAACTGAAAAATGGACGAAATACACAAATCTATACACATACACATACACAGTGA